The following nucleotide sequence is from Solidesulfovibrio carbinolicus.
CGCTGTCGCGCATCGCCAAGGAGGGCCGCAAGTACGGCGTGTCCCTGGGGCTGGTCACCCAGCGGCCGTCGGAGATTTCCGAAACCGTGCTGTCCCAGGTCAACACGCTTTTCGCCCTGCGCATGAGCAACGAGCAAGACCAGCTCTTCGTGCGCCGGGCCATGCCGGAAAACGCCGCCGGCCTGCTTTCGGCCCTGCCGGCCCTGCGCACCCAGGAAGCCGTGGCCGTGGGCGAGGGCGTGCCCGTGCCCATGCGCATCCGGCTGCGCGATCTGGCCGCCGAGGAGCGGCCGCAAAGCGACACGGCCCGTTTCTCCGAGGTCTGGAGCGCGCCGTGTAACGATAAGGGGTTTATCGCCGACACCCTGGACCGGTGGCGGCGGCAGGTTCGCTGATCGCCTTCCTTGTAAAACCCCGGCTTCCGGGGTAGGGAGCAGACGATGCGTCCAGCGAGACCTTTTTTCTTTTGGGCCGCTCTGGCCCTGGCGCTTGGAGCCCTTTGGGGCGGCATGGCCTTGGCCGCCGCCGCGCCTCGGATCGTCACCGCGCCCATGGCCGCGTCTACCGAGATCCACGGCATCGGCCTGCCCGATCCCGTGGCCGCCGGCCGGCGCGACGCCGCCTTGCGTCAGGCCGGGCACAAATTTTCCGACAAGAAAACCGTTGGCTGCAAATACCCGGAAGTCATCGCCGACGCGAAATTGCTTGGCTGGGTCAACAGCTACAGCAAAAAACACGGCCTGGACCCCCGGCTGGTCTATGCGCTCATTGAGCAGGAATCGCGGTTCAACGCGTGCGCCGTCTCGCCCAAGGGGGCGCAGGGCCTCATGCAGATCATGCCCGACACCCAGAAGCTGCTCGGGCTTACCGAACCATTTAATCCCGAGCGCAACATCGCCGCCGGAACGCAATATCTTCGTGCCATGCTCGACAAGTTTCAGACCGAAGTCATGGCCCTGGCCGCCTACAACGCCGGCCCGGGCGCGGTGGCCAAGCACGGCGGCGTGCCGCCGTACGACGAAACCAAGGACTATGTCCTGAAGGTCGTGGACCGCTATTTCATGCTGCGCCTGCGGTATCCTGACGAGGGAATCGGCGCGATCCACCAGAAACTGGTCGCCGGCGACGCCGGGCCGGCCAAGACGGAGAAGCCATGAGCGACGCCCCCTGGCCCGTCGAGGGCAGCCCGGCCCCGGACTTTTCCCTGGC
It contains:
- a CDS encoding lytic transglycosylase domain-containing protein, which codes for MRPARPFFFWAALALALGALWGGMALAAAAPRIVTAPMAASTEIHGIGLPDPVAAGRRDAALRQAGHKFSDKKTVGCKYPEVIADAKLLGWVNSYSKKHGLDPRLVYALIEQESRFNACAVSPKGAQGLMQIMPDTQKLLGLTEPFNPERNIAAGTQYLRAMLDKFQTEVMALAAYNAGPGAVAKHGGVPPYDETKDYVLKVVDRYFMLRLRYPDEGIGAIHQKLVAGDAGPAKTEKP